A stretch of Penaeus monodon isolate SGIC_2016 unplaced genomic scaffold, NSTDA_Pmon_1 PmonScaffold_4106, whole genome shotgun sequence DNA encodes these proteins:
- the LOC119570835 gene encoding uncharacterized protein LOC119570835 gives MAPSNKPVRVSDHGSNPHSQEEEAKGDFVQCMVVDDTARATERRDTDNNTEGEGGRESHDGHPAVHRQHALLEPDVVLGGPARPSPGLLDLDEVADADTHYVPGVRPGLHVARPEAHGEQEALFRTPPHHGRLQRLPGRLLLVAGLRGGHISFNCTINSFIHVVMYSYYLLAAMGPRMRPYLCWKKYLTTMQMIQFVIDFVHSFQMLFIDCPGVPKSASKLVMGHSLLLLLLFASFYSKATEARGARRLEHR, from the exons ATGGCTCCCAGCAATAAGCCCGTGCGTGTCTCGGACCACGGCTCTAACCCACACTCgcaggaggaagaggcgaaag GCGACTTTGTACAGTGCATGGTAGTAGATGACACAGCTCGAGCAACTGAGCGAAGGGACACAGATAATAATAC agaaggagaaggtgggcgTGAGTCCCACGACGGGCATCCTGCTGTGCATCGCCAACATGCTCTACTGGAACCTGATGTTGTCCTCGGAGGTCCCGCCCGACCCTCGCCAGGACTCTTGGATCTTGATGAAGTCGCAGACGCCGACACTCATTATGTCCCTGGCGTACGTCCTGGGCTGCACGTGGCTCGGCCCGAAGCTCATGGAGAACAGGAAGCCCTTTTTAGGACTCCGCCCCATCATGGTCGCCTACAACGCCTTCCAGGTCGTCTTCTGCTCGTGGCTGGTCTTCGAG GAGGCCACATCAGCTTTAATTGCACCATCAATTCTTTCATCCACGTCGTGATGTACAGCTATTATCTGCTGGCAGCGATGGGCCCGCGTATGAGGCCTTACCTGTGTTGGAAAAAGTACCTCACTACCATGCAGATGATTCAATTCGTCATTGACTTCGTGCATTCCTTCCAG ATGCTGTTCATCGACTGCCCGGGCGTGCCCAAGTCTGCGTCCAAGCTGGTGATGGGCCACtcactgctgctgctcctgctcttCGCCAGCTTCTACAGCAAGGCAACAGAGGCAAGGGGAgcaaggag